A genomic region of Streptomyces sp. R33 contains the following coding sequences:
- a CDS encoding S24 family peptidase — translation MVPTLLHGDRLVVRYGAVVRPGDVVVLRHPFQQDLLVVKRAVERRPGGWWVLGDNPYNETGDSTDYGTVPEELVLATAVLRFRPRAADQSSLRARLSWAVSALRPLWPDASASSRLRAR, via the coding sequence ATGGTGCCGACGCTGCTGCACGGCGACCGGCTGGTGGTCCGGTACGGGGCCGTCGTACGCCCGGGTGACGTGGTGGTGCTGCGGCACCCGTTCCAGCAGGACCTGCTGGTGGTCAAGCGGGCGGTGGAGCGGCGGCCGGGCGGCTGGTGGGTGCTCGGGGACAACCCGTACAACGAGACCGGCGACAGCACCGACTACGGGACGGTGCCCGAGGAGCTGGTGCTGGCGACGGCGGTGCTGCGCTTCCGGCCGCGCGCGGCGGATCAGAGTTCGCTGAGGGCGCGGCTGTCCTGGGCGGTGTCGGCGCTGCGGCCGCTCTGGCCGGACGCCTCGGCTTCCAGCCGTTTGCGGGCGCGGTAG
- a CDS encoding trypsin-like peptidase domain-containing protein, translating into MQDGRTGGTARAYELLEPLVQAATVRVHAAPDGYAPHGTGPTWGSGFFIAPGWVLTCAHVVGEGGAAVRLVGRELGITFSSGADGATGTVTGRVECVLPERLEERRPARRALWDLPDLALVRVLAPITHACVRLTDRARPRLDEVAYFGCTEDLGTPEITGRTTRLRGTAGGGAALRLGGDDEIEPGMSGGPVVDLARGEVVGVVKARRHTGGGGLAVSVVQLRTLPLAATGQVGLYRRVMQAHDLYHYDQHLSDLRSRRTWTDVHDELPASGDPYEGRRRLTAAERTTLCGLLAELPPPRSSEAVRALVEAARGEEPDPGLPAPLSWRDGLGMLHDPPGGSGEAAAMLRYATDVSVADHREPPSPGSDEELWDWVRATAERLWRPLRRELGERHEQGLAQRDRRRRARAAGHTNGHARSADGLIRGPSVLVEAWAHGWEDVYDWRVSVLAGPAHPGRLTPVDSGVRATRAGLAEALRVPLAEAFRRCDTHEAAALLEVAVAPELFGLPVDTWTVAGRVPLGVQRPVVFRYPAGSGDTPPDGEAVHRRADRWARVQAGPLADERADCARGRPRSPAPEWLGALPDNTVPVHCRAADAEPTRGSLHAVHDAGYGVAVTRRPPADPAADCAPFHRGLREELTEAGRGAPLPVRLQALRARAHGADPDAYWADGMALVWDDPTRALPEDEPLQGDL; encoded by the coding sequence ATGCAGGACGGGCGCACGGGCGGCACCGCGCGCGCCTACGAGCTCCTCGAACCCCTCGTCCAGGCGGCCACCGTGCGCGTCCACGCGGCCCCGGACGGGTATGCACCCCATGGGACCGGTCCCACCTGGGGGAGTGGCTTCTTCATCGCCCCGGGCTGGGTCCTGACGTGCGCGCACGTCGTCGGTGAAGGGGGTGCAGCGGTGCGTCTCGTGGGGCGTGAGCTCGGCATCACCTTCTCCTCCGGCGCCGACGGCGCCACCGGGACCGTCACCGGCCGCGTCGAGTGCGTCCTGCCCGAGCGGCTCGAGGAGCGCCGCCCCGCCCGCCGCGCCCTGTGGGACCTGCCCGACCTGGCGCTCGTCCGGGTCCTCGCACCGATCACCCACGCCTGCGTACGGCTCACCGACCGCGCCAGACCCCGCCTCGACGAGGTCGCCTACTTCGGCTGCACCGAGGACCTCGGCACCCCCGAGATCACCGGCCGCACCACCCGGCTGCGCGGCACCGCCGGCGGCGGCGCCGCCCTGCGCCTCGGCGGCGACGACGAGATCGAGCCCGGCATGTCCGGCGGCCCGGTCGTGGACCTGGCCCGCGGCGAGGTCGTCGGCGTGGTCAAGGCCCGCCGGCACACCGGCGGCGGCGGACTCGCCGTGTCCGTCGTGCAGTTGCGCACCCTGCCGCTGGCCGCCACCGGCCAGGTCGGGCTCTACCGCCGCGTCATGCAGGCCCACGACCTCTACCACTACGACCAGCACCTGAGCGATCTGCGCAGCCGCCGCACCTGGACCGACGTGCACGACGAACTCCCGGCCTCCGGCGACCCGTACGAGGGCCGCAGACGGCTCACCGCCGCCGAACGCACCACCCTGTGCGGACTGCTCGCCGAACTGCCCCCGCCGCGCTCCTCGGAGGCCGTCCGCGCCCTGGTCGAGGCCGCCCGCGGCGAGGAACCGGACCCGGGCCTGCCCGCCCCGCTCAGCTGGCGCGACGGGCTCGGCATGCTGCACGACCCGCCGGGCGGCTCCGGCGAGGCCGCCGCGATGCTCCGGTACGCGACCGACGTGAGCGTGGCCGACCACCGCGAGCCGCCCTCCCCGGGCTCCGACGAAGAGCTGTGGGACTGGGTGCGGGCGACCGCCGAACGGCTGTGGCGGCCCCTGCGGCGGGAGCTGGGCGAGCGCCACGAACAGGGCCTGGCGCAGCGGGACCGGCGCCGGCGCGCCCGGGCCGCCGGCCACACGAACGGCCACGCCCGCTCCGCCGACGGGCTGATCCGCGGGCCGTCGGTGCTGGTGGAGGCGTGGGCGCACGGCTGGGAGGACGTCTACGACTGGCGCGTCTCGGTGCTGGCCGGGCCCGCCCACCCGGGGCGGCTGACCCCGGTGGACTCCGGCGTACGGGCCACTCGCGCGGGCCTCGCGGAGGCGCTGCGGGTCCCGCTCGCCGAGGCCTTCCGGCGCTGCGACACCCATGAGGCGGCAGCCCTCCTCGAAGTCGCCGTGGCGCCCGAGCTGTTCGGCCTGCCCGTGGACACCTGGACGGTGGCGGGCCGGGTGCCGCTCGGCGTCCAGCGGCCGGTGGTGTTCCGCTACCCGGCCGGCAGTGGCGACACCCCGCCCGACGGCGAGGCCGTCCACCGCCGGGCCGACCGCTGGGCGCGCGTCCAGGCCGGGCCGCTGGCCGACGAGCGGGCCGACTGCGCGCGCGGGCGCCCCCGGAGCCCGGCCCCGGAATGGCTCGGCGCCCTGCCGGACAACACCGTGCCCGTGCACTGCCGGGCCGCCGACGCGGAGCCCACCCGCGGCTCCCTGCACGCCGTCCACGACGCCGGATACGGGGTGGCCGTCACCCGGCGGCCCCCGGCCGACCCGGCGGCCGACTGCGCGCCGTTCCACCGCGGACTGCGCGAGGAACTGACCGAGGCGGGGCGGGGAGCGCCGCTGCCGGTCCGGCTCCAGGCATTACGGGCCCGCGCGCACGGGGCCGACCCCGACGCGTACTGGGCGGACGGGATGGCCCTCGTATGGGACGACCCGACCCGCGCGCTGCCCGAAGACGAGCCGCTGCAGGGCGACCTGTGA
- a CDS encoding ABC transporter substrate-binding protein, whose translation MTASTTRRTTAARSRIAAVGAIAVAGALILTGCGDQTDKASTSPSGAANSSAPLFSKLPKKIQDAGVIKVGTDATYAPMEFTEGGKIVGVDPDVAAALAKQLGVQFKFESGTFDTLIGSMQTGRSDLVMSSLTDTKARQEGLDDKGAKTGAGVDFVDYFSASTGILVKKGNPQGIKTLDDLCGKTVAVQRGTTYEESAKTQAEKCKTDGKGELKIESFPTDAEAQTRVKAGGAAADLNDSPVAAYIAQTAGGGNDFEAIANPTDAGLFGIAVDKKNTELRDALKEALDAVIKDGTYKAALDKWNAGSGAVTEAKINAGS comes from the coding sequence ATGACCGCAAGCACCACCCGTCGTACGACCGCCGCCCGGTCCCGGATCGCCGCGGTCGGCGCGATCGCGGTCGCCGGCGCCCTGATCCTCACCGGTTGTGGAGACCAGACGGACAAGGCTTCCACCAGCCCGTCGGGTGCGGCGAACAGCAGCGCTCCGCTCTTCTCGAAGCTCCCGAAGAAGATCCAGGACGCCGGTGTCATCAAGGTCGGCACCGACGCGACCTACGCGCCGATGGAATTCACCGAGGGTGGCAAGATCGTCGGCGTCGACCCCGACGTCGCGGCGGCCCTGGCCAAGCAGCTCGGTGTGCAGTTCAAGTTCGAGTCCGGCACCTTCGACACCCTGATCGGCAGCATGCAGACGGGTCGCAGCGACCTGGTCATGTCCTCGCTCACCGACACCAAGGCCCGCCAGGAGGGCCTGGACGACAAGGGCGCCAAGACCGGTGCCGGCGTCGACTTCGTCGACTACTTCTCCGCCTCGACCGGCATCCTGGTCAAGAAGGGCAACCCGCAGGGCATCAAGACCCTCGACGACCTGTGCGGCAAGACGGTCGCCGTGCAGCGCGGCACCACGTACGAGGAGTCCGCGAAGACCCAGGCCGAGAAGTGCAAGACGGACGGCAAGGGCGAGCTCAAGATCGAGTCCTTCCCGACCGACGCCGAGGCCCAGACCCGCGTGAAGGCCGGTGGCGCCGCCGCCGACCTGAACGACTCCCCGGTCGCCGCGTACATCGCGCAGACCGCCGGCGGCGGCAACGACTTCGAGGCCATCGCCAACCCGACCGACGCCGGCCTCTTCGGCATCGCGGTCGACAAGAAGAACACCGAGCTGCGCGACGCGCTCAAGGAAGCCCTCGACGCGGTCATCAAGGACGGCACCTACAAGGCCGCCCTGGACAAGTGGAACGCGGGCTCCGGCGCCGTGACCGAGGCCAAGATCAACGCCGGTTCCTGA
- the sodN gene encoding superoxide dismutase, Ni, with protein MLSRLFAPKAKVSAHCDLPCGVYDPAQARIEAESVKAVQEKYQANEDADFRARAITIKEQRAELAKHHVSVLWSDYFKPPHFEKYPQLHTLVNDTLKALSAAKASNDPATGQKALELIAEIDRIFWETKAA; from the coding sequence ATGCTTTCCCGCCTCTTCGCCCCCAAGGCGAAGGTCTCCGCCCACTGCGATCTTCCGTGCGGCGTGTACGACCCTGCCCAGGCCCGCATCGAGGCCGAGTCCGTCAAGGCCGTACAGGAGAAGTACCAGGCCAACGAGGACGCCGACTTCCGCGCCCGCGCCATCACCATCAAGGAGCAGCGCGCCGAGCTCGCCAAGCACCACGTCTCGGTGCTGTGGAGCGACTACTTCAAGCCCCCGCACTTCGAGAAGTACCCGCAGCTGCACACCCTGGTCAACGACACCCTGAAGGCCCTCTCGGCCGCCAAGGCGTCGAACGACCCGGCGACCGGCCAGAAGGCCCTCGAGCTCATCGCCGAGATCGACCGCATCTTCTGGGAGACCAAGGCCGCCTGA
- a CDS encoding CGNR zinc finger domain-containing protein encodes MELAHYSDYAVRLVNTEEPARNKDSLTSVDAVRGLFGTGVQAARRVTDADVTRFRNVRGRLRAVFEAADGGDHVLAVDLLNSLLMEFPVSPQVSGHEYLDDEGRPNWHIHLADHPSNASAGYAALASFGLAFHLTEHGPDRLGLCQAAPCRNAYLDTSTNRSRRYCSDRCATRANVAAYRARKRLEAEASGQSGRSADTAQDSRALSEL; translated from the coding sequence GTGGAACTGGCCCATTACTCGGACTATGCCGTGCGCCTGGTCAACACCGAGGAGCCGGCCCGCAACAAGGATTCGCTCACCTCGGTGGACGCCGTCCGGGGCCTCTTCGGCACCGGGGTCCAGGCCGCCCGCCGGGTCACCGACGCCGACGTCACCCGCTTCCGCAACGTCCGCGGCCGGCTGCGCGCCGTCTTCGAGGCCGCCGACGGCGGCGACCACGTCCTCGCGGTCGACCTGCTGAACTCCCTGCTGATGGAGTTCCCCGTCAGCCCGCAGGTCTCCGGTCACGAATACCTCGACGACGAAGGCCGCCCGAACTGGCACATCCACCTCGCCGACCACCCCTCGAACGCCTCCGCCGGCTACGCCGCGCTCGCGTCCTTCGGCCTGGCCTTCCACCTCACCGAGCACGGCCCCGACCGCCTCGGCCTGTGCCAGGCCGCGCCCTGCCGCAACGCCTACCTCGACACCTCCACCAACCGTTCCCGGCGCTACTGCTCCGACCGCTGCGCCACCCGGGCCAACGTCGCCGCCTACCGCGCCCGCAAACGGCTGGAAGCCGAGGCGTCCGGCCAGAGCGGCCGCAGCGCCGACACCGCCCAGGACAGCCGCGCCCTCAGCGAACTCTGA
- a CDS encoding trans-aconitate 2-methyltransferase, with protein sequence MAETMTDWQAWQESWDRQQEWYMPDREERFRVMLDMVEALVGPTPRVLDLACGTGSITDRVLKRFPESTSTGVDLDPALLTIARGHFHGDRRVTFVTADLKDPAWTSTLPYDTYDAVLTATALHWLHSPELAVLYGQLAPLVRPGGVFMNADHMPDPATPRINAAERAHRHAGMDRAREAGALDWADWWALAAADPVLAEPTKRRFEIYGEHADGDTPDDAWHARTLREAGFAEARTIWRSPSDGLVLALK encoded by the coding sequence ATGGCGGAGACCATGACCGACTGGCAGGCCTGGCAGGAGAGCTGGGACCGGCAGCAGGAGTGGTACATGCCCGACCGCGAGGAACGCTTCCGGGTGATGCTGGACATGGTCGAGGCACTCGTGGGCCCCACCCCCCGGGTGCTCGATCTGGCGTGCGGTACGGGAAGTATTACGGACCGCGTCCTCAAGCGGTTCCCGGAATCCACCTCTACGGGCGTCGATCTCGACCCGGCCCTGTTGACCATCGCCCGGGGCCACTTCCACGGCGACCGGCGCGTCACGTTCGTGACCGCCGACCTCAAGGACCCCGCCTGGACCTCGACGCTCCCGTACGACACGTACGACGCCGTCCTCACGGCCACCGCGCTGCACTGGCTGCACAGCCCCGAGCTCGCCGTGCTCTACGGGCAGCTCGCCCCTCTGGTGCGGCCGGGCGGGGTCTTCATGAACGCCGACCACATGCCCGACCCGGCGACCCCGCGGATCAACGCCGCCGAGCGCGCCCACCGGCACGCCGGGATGGACCGGGCCCGCGAGGCCGGCGCGCTGGACTGGGCCGACTGGTGGGCCCTCGCGGCCGCCGACCCGGTGCTCGCCGAGCCGACGAAGCGCCGGTTCGAGATCTACGGCGAGCACGCCGACGGGGACACCCCCGACGACGCCTGGCACGCCCGGACCCTGCGCGAAGCGGGCTTCGCGGAGGCCCGGACGATCTGGCGGTCGCCCTCCGACGGGCTGGTCCTGGCACTGAAGTAG
- a CDS encoding DUF6104 family protein, with product MYFTDRGIEELEKRRGEEEVTFEWLAEQLRTFVDLNPDFEVPVERLATWLARLDDEDDEDE from the coding sequence TTGTACTTCACCGATCGCGGCATCGAGGAGCTGGAGAAGCGGCGCGGCGAGGAGGAGGTCACCTTCGAGTGGCTCGCCGAGCAGCTGCGCACCTTCGTCGACCTGAACCCGGACTTCGAGGTCCCGGTGGAACGCCTGGCCACGTGGCTGGCCCGGCTGGACGACGAGGACGACGAGGACGAGTAG
- a CDS encoding amino acid ABC transporter ATP-binding protein — protein MTTAMVKAEGVHKSYGAAHILKGIDLEVAPREVFCLVGPSGSGKSTFLRCINHLEQVNAGRLYVDGQLVGYRQKGDKLYELKDSEVAAQRRDIGMVFQRFNLFPHMTAIENVMEAPVMVKGESKAVARERAVRLLDRVGLGDKGGNYPTQLSGGQQQRVAIARALAMEPKLMLFDEPTSALDPELVGDVLDVMRDLAESGMTMIVVTHEMGFAREVGDNLVFMDGGVVVESGHPREVLGNPQHDRTKAFLSKVL, from the coding sequence ATGACGACTGCCATGGTGAAGGCCGAGGGCGTCCACAAGTCCTACGGTGCGGCGCACATCCTCAAGGGCATCGACCTGGAGGTCGCCCCGCGTGAGGTCTTCTGTCTGGTCGGCCCGTCCGGCTCCGGCAAGTCGACCTTCCTGCGGTGCATCAACCACCTGGAGCAGGTGAACGCCGGACGGCTGTACGTCGACGGGCAGCTCGTCGGCTACCGCCAGAAGGGCGACAAGCTCTACGAGCTGAAGGACAGCGAGGTCGCGGCCCAGCGCCGGGACATCGGCATGGTCTTCCAGCGCTTCAACCTCTTCCCGCACATGACGGCCATAGAGAACGTCATGGAAGCCCCGGTCATGGTCAAGGGCGAGTCCAAGGCCGTGGCACGCGAGCGCGCCGTACGCCTCCTCGACCGCGTGGGCCTCGGCGACAAGGGCGGGAACTACCCCACCCAGCTCTCCGGCGGCCAGCAGCAGCGTGTGGCGATCGCCCGCGCGCTGGCCATGGAGCCGAAGCTGATGCTCTTCGACGAGCCCACCTCGGCGCTCGACCCGGAGCTCGTCGGCGACGTCCTCGACGTCATGCGGGACCTGGCCGAGTCGGGCATGACCATGATCGTGGTGACCCACGAGATGGGCTTCGCCCGCGAGGTCGGCGACAACCTCGTCTTCATGGACGGCGGCGTCGTGGTCGAGTCCGGCCACCCGCGCGAGGTGCTGGGCAACCCGCAGCACGACCGGACGAAGGCGTTCCTGTCCAAGGTGCTGTAG
- a CDS encoding amino acid ABC transporter permease has protein sequence MTDKLDKVPDPADTPPAGAVPPEAIRAIPVRHYGRWISAVVVIGLVVALAVAFSQGNVRWATVPEKLFDPTILRGVGNTIWISITSMVLGLVLGVLFAVMRLSKNPVTSTIAWFYIWLFRGTPVYVQLLIWFNLALIFPILNLGFYKDEMTQVMTPFLAALLGLGLNEGAYMAEIVRAGIQSVDEGQTEASHALGMTRTQTMRRVVLPQAMRVIVPPSGNEFINMLKTSSLVVAVQYFDLLRAAQDIASTSFAVMEMFFVASIWYLALTSVFSVGQYYLERRYARGALRSLPPTPLQKVKAKLSSFSNRKAVA, from the coding sequence GTGACTGACAAGCTCGACAAGGTCCCGGACCCGGCGGACACCCCGCCGGCCGGGGCCGTCCCCCCCGAGGCGATCCGTGCCATCCCGGTCCGCCACTACGGCCGCTGGATCAGTGCCGTGGTCGTCATCGGCCTGGTCGTGGCGCTCGCCGTCGCCTTCTCGCAGGGCAACGTGCGCTGGGCGACCGTGCCGGAGAAGCTGTTCGACCCCACCATCCTCCGTGGCGTCGGCAACACGATCTGGATCAGCATCACCTCGATGGTCCTGGGCCTGGTGCTCGGTGTCCTCTTCGCGGTGATGCGGCTCTCGAAGAACCCGGTGACCAGCACCATCGCCTGGTTCTACATCTGGCTGTTCCGCGGGACCCCGGTCTACGTCCAGCTGCTCATCTGGTTCAACCTCGCCCTGATCTTCCCGATCCTGAACCTCGGGTTCTACAAGGACGAGATGACCCAGGTCATGACGCCCTTCCTGGCCGCCCTGCTGGGTCTCGGCCTCAACGAGGGCGCGTACATGGCGGAGATCGTCCGCGCCGGCATCCAGTCGGTCGACGAGGGCCAGACCGAGGCTTCGCACGCGCTCGGCATGACCCGTACGCAGACCATGCGCCGGGTCGTGCTGCCGCAGGCCATGCGGGTGATCGTGCCGCCGTCGGGCAACGAGTTCATCAACATGCTCAAGACCTCGTCGCTCGTGGTGGCCGTGCAGTACTTCGACCTGCTGCGCGCCGCCCAGGACATCGCCTCGACCTCGTTCGCGGTGATGGAGATGTTCTTCGTCGCCTCGATCTGGTACCTCGCCCTGACCTCGGTGTTCAGCGTCGGGCAGTACTACCTGGAGCGCCGCTACGCCCGCGGTGCCCTGCGCTCCCTGCCGCCCACGCCGCTGCAGAAGGTCAAGGCGAAACTGTCCAGCTTCTCGAACCGCAAGGCGGTGGCCTGA